One window of Etheostoma spectabile isolate EspeVRDwgs_2016 chromosome 6, UIUC_Espe_1.0, whole genome shotgun sequence genomic DNA carries:
- the psenen gene encoding gamma-secretase subunit PEN-2 has product MNLERLPNEEKLTLCRKYYLGGFAFLPFLWLVNVVWFFKEAFVKPVYSEQLQIKTYVKRSALGLLLWVTVLTTWITIYQHFRAEWGEVGDYLSFTIPLGIP; this is encoded by the exons ATGAACCTGGAACGACTGCCCAACGAGGAGAAACTGACCCTATGCCGAAAATATTATTTAG GTGGCTTTGCGTTCCTACCGTTCCTGTGGCTGGTCAATGTGGTTTGGTTTTTCAAGGAGGCCTTTGTAAAGCCAGTGTACAGCGAACAGCTCCAAATAAAAACGT ATGTAAAGCGGTCAGCACTGGGGTTGCTGCTGTGGGTAACGGTACTCACTACCTGGATAACCATATACCAGCACTTCAGAGCAGAGTGGGGGGAGGTGGGAGATTACCTCTCATTTACCATTCCACTGGGCATTCCTTGA
- the hspb6 gene encoding heat shock protein beta-6 produces MDFILPPNLPDGDIPWEKVLPPLIPRLNGTYGQYNWSPKLLMPETDNNSSAEVNCDNSGFTVQVDVKHFNPEDLMVKVTGDFVEVQGKHEEKKKDGPGVTTRQFNRRYRIPKRVDTMALESAVSPDGILIISAPMLQTEDSRILTK; encoded by the exons ATGGACTTCATCCTGCCACCCAATCTGCCAGATGGTGATATCCCATGGGAGAAGGTTTTACCTCCTCTTATTCCTCGGCTCAATGGGACTTATGGACAATATAATTGGTCTCCGAAATTACTGATGCCAGAGACTGACAATAACAGCTCCGCAGAG GTTAACTGTGACAACAGTGGTTTTACAGTTCAAgttgatgtaaagcacttcAACCCAGAGGACCTAATGGTCAAAGTAACAGGAGACTTTGTGGAAGTGCAAGGAaagcatgaagaaaaaaag AAGGATGGTCCAGGGGTTACAACACGGCAGTTTAACCGCCGCTACCGAATCCCAAAGCGAGTGGACACCATGGCTTTGGAGTCAGCGGTCTCTCCAGATGGCATCCTTATCATATCTGCACCGATGCTGCAAACCGAGGACTCCAGAATCCTGACCAAATAA